The DNA region ATTTGGGGAGTTCAAAGCTTTTAATACCTGCGTTGGTGGGAAAGAATTGGTGAAGGATTCTTAAGACTTCAGATCCTCTCCGAGCCAAGATCTTTTAAAGCGGTATATCCCCCACACCCTTGTATGAAGCAAAAAGGGTTCGAGTTATGCTTGAACGATTATTTTCAATACAAGGTGGGTGTTTGAGGAAGGGGTAGAATGGAGAGTTGGTAATCACCAATCTATTGATATTTGGAAGCATGTTTAGGGTCCAGTTTAGCCCCATTATTAGAGAATATCTCTAGTTGGGTTTGTATCGCGTGCGTACACTTGATTTAGACACTGTTCTGTGCACTGTTAGTTTGTTAGAAGCAATTGTTCTGTACACTACACTGTTTGTTCGTTAGAAGCAATTAGCTCAGTTTCAGAGGCTTGCTTGAGAAGCTTCCTCTATTCTATATAAACCGACATTGTATTCTGATTTCACgtaattaatgagaatattcagTTTTTTCCTTATTCTACTTTCTTATTCCCATCAACAACTAAACTCAATTACGCAATAAACGAGAATCTAGCTGTTATTTACAATGATTGAAATTGAGATGGAATTCAaccaatgaaaaaaaattgagatcgaattcaaccaatgaaaaaaaaacgttaGCTGCCACTTAAGACATGAGATCATCCAGCTCACTCCGTTGCACAAACATTGTTGTTTTAGATCTAATCAAACATTCTTATTCCAAGAGAAACTCAAAACGGAAATCATGTATATTTGATCTTAAATGGATAAAAAGTGATATGAGATCATCCACTCCGTGCCGCAGTTGCCCGACACCACTTttactctcactctcactctcactctcactctcaaacctgaggaggaggaggaggaagaggaatgaGAGGAGAAAGGGAGAGAAGGGGCTGAATCAGACGAAATAAATTTTGGAAACACCTACATTTGACTAAGATTGCCACATGGGCCGGTGGCTGAGCAAAAAATAGATCACATGCTCTTAAAATTTTTGAAGCAACGAAATGGGCTCAACATTTCCAGGAAAGCAAAATAGAAAGGAAGACATTACAAACCACAACTTGTCTATTGGGAGTTGATGCAGCAATAGCAGGAAAATAAAAGAAGTCTGTAAAACAAATGCAGCCCAGCAATATTAAATTTAACTACGATATTTCCAAGCTAAGTCTGTAAAACTGATGCACTTTCAGTGACTAGATTTGATACGAAATCTGGAATGCGAGTAATAACCAGCCCGAATTTATCAGGTTTGTTCCTTGATGGATCAGCTTCGATCGATTCTAAATCTGATGCCAGTATCCCAACAAGATTCTGCAACGGTAGGCAGCAATGAtcagtaccaccaccaccacataacacaaaaaaaataaaatcaaaaattTTGAAACATGCAtgaatagaaagaaagaaaaaaaaaagagaaacttACGAAGAACATTTCATGTGGACTAGTTGCAACACAGCAAATTGAGGGTTTACCATCACAAAGAATAACTCTGTTGTCATGAAGGAGAAATGCCATGTAGGCAGAGGACTCAGCCACAACAGCGGCTTTCTTTGTATGAAGAAAAAAGCTCTTAATGACATCGGCAACATCATCAAAGTCATTAAAATGAGGAAGATATTGACTTGGCTCATCTATGAGATAGATATCTGCAGGCTGTATGTATATGTATGTATGATAGGGAAGGGAAGCAATGAATCAGAAAATCATGTTATGAAGGTAGGTATTAGCACTAAATTAAATGCAGAAACTAAGATATAATACTACCTTAAAGAGACAGAGACATATCTCAAGTCTATGCAACTGTTGAGGAGAAAGATTGGCAACTTGTTGGTCCATGAAGTGAGGGATAAGAAGTGGCTGCATAACATGTGATTCAAAGTGGGGATCAACAATATCATGAAACAAGTCTCTGACAATAGCTGAAGGAGGCAAAGGGTTAATGTTGTTCTGAGGCATGTATGAAACATTGAATTGAGGCATTTTGCCATCTACAAAGTCAGGCTTCAATTCACCAGCCTGAGTAATACAATTACAAACAAATGAATTAGACAGTTGAATAAATCTATATTATGTTATGATTAAATGAATACATACCAGCATCCTAATAAGTGTGGTCTTTCCTGTCCCCTTGAGACCCTGAATGACAATAATTTCAGATTTTGTAAATTCTCCATCATTGACATAAAGCGTGAAATCGCCTACAGTTTTGGTCATCCTTGGGTATTTGTATACTGCTGGAGCCTGCTCCTCCTCTTGCACTATTGTAATATTGTGTTGTTGGTTCTCATCGTTGTATACTGCTGgagcctcctcctcctcctcctctttcaCTGTTGTTGTAATATTGTGTTGTTGGTTCTCATCGTTGTTTCCCATACTTTTCTACGCTGATCTGATCTGATCTGATCTGATCGAGAGAATAAGAGTTAAAAAGAGGGTGTCGTGTGTATACTAAAAACCCTAAACATTTCTCGATCGTATTTCTAGGGTTGTTGGTTTAATCCATTAATGAATCGATAATCGACCTATCGTCCtatcaaaatatcttccatttacACAAATTCCAGAAGTAAAACCAATTCAGAAACAAATCGGTGAAGCAAAAAAACAAAAGAGGAAATCGGTGAAGCAAATAACACAAAGGGAAAACCTTCTTAATCTCCGATCTGGCTTTGGTAACCTCCGATCTGGCTTTGATAACCTCCGATCTGGCTTCGATAACCTCCGATTCGCTACCACCGCAccgcagagagagagagagatgatcAGGTTTTCTCAACCCGTCAAGGCAAGGGAGATGGAGATATTAGGATTTGTTTGGGTTTACTTTTCACACACATGACCATGGGctgcattttattttcttttgggcTCACTTTTCACACACCATTTCATTTAATCCTATTCAAAATTCCGATTTCAATTCCAAAAATATCCTTtgtcccaaaaataaaattccaaAAATATCCTTTAATTTCTTCATCTATCCTTTCactcaccgccaccaccacccttagCCACTAAAATTTGGGTAGACCATCAAGGCAAGTACCTTAGGCCCAACAAAATTGTACCTATATAATATATACGACTGAAACTTGAGAAATGTTATAGAACAATGGAAAAACGGGTTATCTTAATTGCAACGTGAGAATTAGGAAGTGTCATTTTAACAATTATTAGTAATAGTGTTTTATATtaacaaatttatatttttcaaaaaaaaactaataaatcgAATATATGCtctttttacattttcaaaattgaaaaattaatttgtgtttATTTATAACCATTATttttttgtgacttatatatctATAGTAATATATATAAGTTTGTTATCACTCATTGTTTCTTCTCTCCATATTTTCCATTGTTTCTATATGAAGTGAATTATCCAAAAATGTTGTAAAATCCCTTATTGTTTCATTCCTTGCGTTTCAGGTTCTATTAAAACTTTAGGTTTTTTTTCCAAACATATATATTGCCTATAAAATTTTATTGACAAAAAACATGCACATGATTTATTGTCAAAGTTGACTAATTTTGTATTACATGTGCatcatttcataaaaaaaatattattatctaTATTCgagatttaaaaatattatttaaaaaaattattatttttttgttaatattaTCTTACATTTTTTGGAAAATCATCTATTGGTTAAAAATAATgtcttttttcaaaaataattcgttttattttatacaaatattatttttcaataataTGTCGTTAAAATATTTGCTTAATTTCAAAAAGATGTTAATaacttcataaaaataaaatattgtgtTTAGTTAATGGGATTGAAAAAAAATGTGTCAAAAATAGTTGTAAGAAATagtaataaaaattgaaaatagatgTGATGTGCAAAAAAATGACATATTTTTTTAGGGAAATTGATTGATATGAGGAATTCACATGACATAATGTTCTAGAACCTTTAGGCTTTCGGGGTGTTTGGGTGCTTACTGACTTCGTCAGTTTTTTTGTTACACTTGAGGAGGGTTATTATCTTGTCAATATCTTCACCTTTCTAAAAAAATTTGATATTCTGGTAGAAAATCTTCTTTTAATatataagatagatagataaattgTTAGCGAATAATTTTGTttgtattttaaaaataaacctAATCTAACCTAATAACATTATTGAAACAAAATACTTTACTCACATTTTTATCATCACGCAGTCAATTTTATGATGGGTGGACAATTTGGTTGTTTAATTttatagttttcaaaatttaatgATATTGTTTGAAATTATAAAACAATTAAGTTTTCAATATTATATATCATAATTAAAGTCCCCGAaggatagcttaagtggtaagcGTTGGGGACATGTGTGTTGAGAGgaggaggtccagggatcaataattggagggtgtaatttatctttctgttgtaaaaaaatattgtaatcATATTAATTCATTTCGAATTACATATGATCAAACTATGGTAAATTTATGGTAAAATTTGAGAAGTGATTACcaagtttaaaataaaaatataatgcaCATTTATTAGtaatgatttatctttcaaattataaaaaaattatttttttattattttggacTTCAGAAGATCAATGGTATAATTTAAGATGAAGGTTTCTTTCTAGCAatcatatttttcttcattGCTACGTTGTGTGGCAATTGTGGAGTGCCATTAAGAATATAGAAGGCTTGTTGTGGTTATCTCGGGTTCTCTTAAAGCATTGGCTAATGAATGGAACCATCTTGCTGCTATTTCCGATCCCTTGCTATGGAACCCATCTCTCTATGCCTTAGTTTGGTCTCTCTGGATGAGCAGAAATGAAAAGTTGTTCAAAAATAGAGTTTTCAAGGCTTTTGAGGTGTGGGACTCGCATCTTGTGAATGTTTCATGGTGGACCAAGATAGTCTGGAAGGACTGCCCCTATGATTCCTCCTATTTCCACTCCAACTTCAGCAATATAATTGTGTGTCAATCAATTAAACCGTCAATAGTGGTTTTGTGGTCCCCCTTCCATCTGGGTTGTTGAAGTTTAGTGTAGACGACGCTTCCTCTGGTAATCCGAGGCCTAGTGGTATTGGAGGTGTTATTCATAACCATAATAATGTCATATTGGGTTACTTCTTCAAAAACATTGGGCATTTGCAGTAAAAGTATAGACAATCATGCACGCCTTAGGCTATCtacaatggtttcaacattcaacaccctcaacactccactttttttcttcccaacactccacatcatcttctctctccagttcaacacttcattcaacttttacccactccaatggtttttcattcaacaccctaccccctaccccaccactttttttattttatattttgatttaattttatatttttctttttatgatttcataaatttaaaattttcgataaaaattaaattaaataaacgattatcgatttaatttaatttaatgtttttttgttattttaaattaaattaaattaacgtaatatttttttaacgcaaattaaaatgcaagacaacaaactaagcacacaataatttatttaattttcttaacttaacacacaaataacgtaattaaaatgcaagacagcaaactaaacacacaacacacaattgatttggatcttgaaaatggttgggattttggtggttggatgatttggatcttgataattgttcgGATTTTGGTAGTGGGAAAATTGACTTGGATGTTGATAACTGTTGGGATTTGGGTAGTAGTTGGGAttttgatttggatgttgataattgttgggattttggtggttggaaaactgatttggatgttgataatagttgggattttggttggaagaattctgggtgttgagatggctattgttgggatccatttcaaagcaaagatgataatagaaagataaataagatgaataagatgatggaaaacttggttttttttttctgtgtccaaatcaaacgaaccaagtctctatttatagagaaaaaaaaatcatgaattttggtaatttttttaatttttttttatgaaataattgagttggaaagattaggataaatGA from Lotus japonicus ecotype B-129 chromosome 2, LjGifu_v1.2 includes:
- the LOC130739333 gene encoding ABC transporter E family member 2-like — its product is MGNNDENQQHNITTTVKEEEEEEAPAVYNDENQQHNITIVQEEEQAPAVYKYPRMTKTVGDFTLYVNDGEFTKSEIIVIQGLKGTGKTTLIRMLAGELKPDFVDGKMPQFNVSYMPQNNINPLPPSAIVRDLFHDIVDPHFESHVMQPLLIPHFMDQQVANLSPQQLHRLEICLCLFKPADIYLIDEPSQYLPHFNDFDDVADVIKSFFLHTKKAAVVAESSAYMAFLLHDNRVILCDGKPSICCVATSPHEMFFNLVGILASDLESIEADPSRNKPDKFGLVITRIPDFVSNLVTESASVLQT